Proteins encoded in a region of the Salvelinus sp. IW2-2015 linkage group LG27, ASM291031v2, whole genome shotgun sequence genome:
- the LOC111953511 gene encoding SWI/SNF-related matrix-associated actin-dependent regulator of chromatin subfamily D member 3 isoform X3, with protein sequence MATEETAGGARKATKSKLFEFLVHGVRPGMPSGARMPHQGAPMGPPGPPFGGSPAVRPGLPAPVMEPSRKRPAPSQQVQQQQNVQNRARKKPVGFPGANEMPARQMDMRDAQSDPTLGSNAKRRKMADKILPQRIRELVPESQAYMDLLAFERKLDQTIMRKRVDIQEALKRPMKQKRKLRLYISNTFNPAKPDADDSDGSIASWELRVEGKLLDDPGKLKRKFSSFFKSLVIELDKDLYGPDNHLVELLTSKAKRFSLPKDNKLKGSRARLLVESWHRTPTTQETDGFQVKRPGDVSVRCTLLLMLDYQPPQFKLDPRLARLLGIHTQTRSCIIQALWQYVKTNKLQDSHDKEYINCDKYFQQIFDCPRLKFSEIPQRLTNLLLPPDPIVINHVISVDPNDQKKTACYDIDVEVEDPLKGQMSSFLLSTANQQEIASLDNKIHETIESINQLKIQRDFMLSFSRDPKGYIQDWLKSQSRDLKLMTDVVGNPEEERRAAFYHEPWSQEAVSRYFYSKIQQRRQELEQALAVRNT encoded by the exons CGTCCTGGAATGCCGTCTGGAGCGAGGATGCCTCACCAGGGTGCTCCCATGGGCCCCCCCGGACCCCCGTTCGGTGGGAGCCCCGCGGTGCGGCCCGGCCTGCCCGCCCCGGTCATGGAGCCCAGCCGCAAGAGACCTGCCCCCTCCCAGCAGGTCCAGCAGCAGCAGAACGTCCAGAACCGGGCCAGAAA GAAGCCAGTGGGATTCCCTGGAGCCAATGAGATGCCAGCGAGGCAGATGGACATGAGAGATGCCCAATCAGATCCAACGCTCGGATCAAA cGCCAAGAGAAGGAAAATGGCAGACAAGATTCTTCCACAGAGG ATCCGTGAGCTGGTCCCGGAGTCCCAGGCTTACATGGACCTGTTGGCCTTTGAACGTAAACTGGACCAGACCATTATGCGTAAACGGGTGGACATCCAGGAAGCCCTGAAGAGACCCATGAAG CAAAAGCGTAAACTGAGGCTGTACATCTCCAACACCTTCAACCCTGCCAAGCCTGACGCTGACGACTCAGACGGCAGTATTGCATCATGGGAGCTGCGGGTTGAGGGGAAGCTGCTGGATGAT CCTGGGAAGCTGAAGAGGAAATTCTCCTCGTTCTTCAAGAGCCTGGTGATCGAGCTAGACAAAGACTTGTATGGTCCTGACAACCACCTGGTAGAG CTGCTGACCAGTAAAGCGAAG CGATTCAGCCTTCCAAAAGACAACAAACTCAAAGGGTCGAGAGCAAGGCTGCTCGTTGAAAGT TGGCACCGCACTCCCACCACCCAGGAGACTGACGGCTTCCAGGTGAAGAGGCCAGGGGACGTGAGCGTGCGCTGCACACTGCTGCTAATGCTAGACTACCAG CCCCCCCAGTTCAAGCTGGACCCTCGTCTTGCTCGCCTGCTGGGTATCCACACCCAGACCCGCTCCTGTATCATCCAGGCCCTGTGGCAGTACGTCAAGACCAACAAGCTGCAGGACTCCCACGACAAGGAGTACATCAACTGTGACAAGTACTTTCAGCAG ATCTTTGACTGCCCGCGGCTCAAGTTCTCGGAGATCCCCCAGCGTCTCACCAACCTCCTCCTGCCCCCTGACCCCATCGTCATCAACCACGTCATCAG CGTGGACCCTAATGACCAGAAGAAGACAGCGTGCTATGACATCGACGTGGAGGTGGAGGACCCCCTGAAGGGCCAGATGAGCAGCTTCCTGCTCTCTACTGCCAACCAGCAGGAGATCGCCTCACTGGACAacaag ATCCACGAAACCATTGAGTCCATCAACCAGTTAAAGATCCAGAGGGACTTTATGCTCAGCTTCTCCAGGGATCCTAAGGGCTACATCCAGGACTGGCTAAAGTCCCAGAGCAGAGACCTGAAG CTGATGACAGACGTGGTGGGGAacccagaggaggagaggagggcggcGTTTTACCACGAGCCCTGGTCCCAGGAGGCCGTCAGTCGTTACTTCTACAGCAAG ATccagcagaggagacaggagcTGGAGCAGGCCTTGGCCGTGAGGAACACCTAA
- the LOC111953511 gene encoding SWI/SNF-related matrix-associated actin-dependent regulator of chromatin subfamily D member 3 isoform X1 yields the protein MATEETAGGARKATKSKLFEFLVHGVRPGMPSGARMPHQGAPMGPPGPPFGGSPAVRPGLPAPVMEPSRKRPAPSQQVQQQQNVQNRARKKPVGFPGANEMPARQMDMRDAQSDPTLGSNAKRRKMADKILPQRIRELVPESQAYMDLLAFERKLDQTIMRKRVDIQEALKRPMKQKRKLRLYISNTFNPAKPDADDSDGSIASWELRVEGKLLDDPGKLKRKFSSFFKSLVIELDKDLYGPDNHLVELLTSKAKRFSLPKDNKLKGSRARLLVESWHRTPTTQETDGFQVKRPGDVSVRCTLLLMLDYQPPQFKLDPRLARLLGIHTQTRSCIIQALWQYVKTNKLQDSHDKEYINCDKYFQQIFDCPRLKFSEIPQRLTNLLLPPDPIVINHVISVDPNDQKKTACYDIDVEVEDPLKGQMSSFLLSTANQQEIASLDNKVGQPHKKDSQSQLPKMTFKIHETIESINQLKIQRDFMLSFSRDPKGYIQDWLKSQSRDLKLMTDVVGNPEEERRAAFYHEPWSQEAVSRYFYSKIQQRRQELEQALAVRNT from the exons CGTCCTGGAATGCCGTCTGGAGCGAGGATGCCTCACCAGGGTGCTCCCATGGGCCCCCCCGGACCCCCGTTCGGTGGGAGCCCCGCGGTGCGGCCCGGCCTGCCCGCCCCGGTCATGGAGCCCAGCCGCAAGAGACCTGCCCCCTCCCAGCAGGTCCAGCAGCAGCAGAACGTCCAGAACCGGGCCAGAAA GAAGCCAGTGGGATTCCCTGGAGCCAATGAGATGCCAGCGAGGCAGATGGACATGAGAGATGCCCAATCAGATCCAACGCTCGGATCAAA cGCCAAGAGAAGGAAAATGGCAGACAAGATTCTTCCACAGAGG ATCCGTGAGCTGGTCCCGGAGTCCCAGGCTTACATGGACCTGTTGGCCTTTGAACGTAAACTGGACCAGACCATTATGCGTAAACGGGTGGACATCCAGGAAGCCCTGAAGAGACCCATGAAG CAAAAGCGTAAACTGAGGCTGTACATCTCCAACACCTTCAACCCTGCCAAGCCTGACGCTGACGACTCAGACGGCAGTATTGCATCATGGGAGCTGCGGGTTGAGGGGAAGCTGCTGGATGAT CCTGGGAAGCTGAAGAGGAAATTCTCCTCGTTCTTCAAGAGCCTGGTGATCGAGCTAGACAAAGACTTGTATGGTCCTGACAACCACCTGGTAGAG CTGCTGACCAGTAAAGCGAAG CGATTCAGCCTTCCAAAAGACAACAAACTCAAAGGGTCGAGAGCAAGGCTGCTCGTTGAAAGT TGGCACCGCACTCCCACCACCCAGGAGACTGACGGCTTCCAGGTGAAGAGGCCAGGGGACGTGAGCGTGCGCTGCACACTGCTGCTAATGCTAGACTACCAG CCCCCCCAGTTCAAGCTGGACCCTCGTCTTGCTCGCCTGCTGGGTATCCACACCCAGACCCGCTCCTGTATCATCCAGGCCCTGTGGCAGTACGTCAAGACCAACAAGCTGCAGGACTCCCACGACAAGGAGTACATCAACTGTGACAAGTACTTTCAGCAG ATCTTTGACTGCCCGCGGCTCAAGTTCTCGGAGATCCCCCAGCGTCTCACCAACCTCCTCCTGCCCCCTGACCCCATCGTCATCAACCACGTCATCAG CGTGGACCCTAATGACCAGAAGAAGACAGCGTGCTATGACATCGACGTGGAGGTGGAGGACCCCCTGAAGGGCCAGATGAGCAGCTTCCTGCTCTCTACTGCCAACCAGCAGGAGATCGCCTCACTGGACAacaaggtgggacaaccacacaaGAAGGATAGCCAATCACAATTACCCAAGATGACCTTTAAG ATCCACGAAACCATTGAGTCCATCAACCAGTTAAAGATCCAGAGGGACTTTATGCTCAGCTTCTCCAGGGATCCTAAGGGCTACATCCAGGACTGGCTAAAGTCCCAGAGCAGAGACCTGAAG CTGATGACAGACGTGGTGGGGAacccagaggaggagaggagggcggcGTTTTACCACGAGCCCTGGTCCCAGGAGGCCGTCAGTCGTTACTTCTACAGCAAG ATccagcagaggagacaggagcTGGAGCAGGCCTTGGCCGTGAGGAACACCTAA